A genomic window from Prunus persica cultivar Lovell chromosome G2, Prunus_persica_NCBIv2, whole genome shotgun sequence includes:
- the LOC18785754 gene encoding probable pectinesterase/pectinesterase inhibitor 34 — MGYGRLQPSDPGGSSRHHLADQPQNSLSSLSKSNPNPNNKKKLILISLISAALILASAVSAVLLLVARSKASPQSSGPHLKPTQAISDACAKTQFPALCVNSLLDFPGSVHASEQDLVHISFNMTLQHLSKALYLSSSISYLQMDPHSRSAYDDCLELLDSSIDALSRSLTSVAPGAATPASTQDVLTWLSAALTNQDTCGEGLSQVSGPVKSEMDTRLRDLSELVSNCLAIYSAIGAGDDFSGVPIQNRRRLLNSMERDIMGDNADVSRDLPRWLSSRERKLLSVPVSQIQADIIVSKDGNGTYKTIAEAIKKAPEYSSRRIVIYVRAGRYEENNLKVGRKKTNLMFIGDGKGKTVITGGRSVSNNITTFHTASFAATGAGFIARDITFENWAGPGKHQAVALRIGADHAVVYRCSINGYQDTFYVHSNRQFIRETDIYGTVDFIFGNAAVVFQNCSIYARKPLPSQKNTITAQNRKDPNQNTGISIHACRILATSDLEAAKGSFPTYLGRPWKLYSRVVYMLSYIGDHVHPRGWLEWNTTFALDTLYYGEYMNSGPGGAVGQRVNWPGYRVITSPVEAGKFTVAQFIYGSSWLPSTGVAFLAGLSV; from the exons ATGGGCTACGGCAGACTCCAACCGTCGGACCCGGGAGGCTCCTCCAGGCACCACTTGGCggaccaaccccaaaactcacTCTCGTCTCTCTCCAAATCCAACCCCAACcccaataacaaaaaaaagctCATCCTAATCTCCCTCATCTCCGCCGCTCTCATTCTCGCCTCCGCCGTCTCCGCCGTCCTCCTCCTCGTCGCCCGCTCCAAGGCCTCCCCCCAATCCTCCGGCCCCCACCTCAAGCCCACCCAGGCCATCTCCGACGCCTGCGCCAAGACTCAGTTCCCCGCCCTCTGCGTCAACTCCCTCCTCGACTTCCCCGGCTCCGTCCACGCGTCTGAGCAGGACCTCGTCCACATTTCCTTCAACATGACGCTGCAGCACCTCAGCAAAGCCCTCTACCTCTCCTCCTCTATCTCCTACCTCCAGATGGACCCGCACTCCCGCTCCGCCTACGACGACTGCCTCGAGCTCCTCGACTCCTCCATCGACGCCCTCTCCCGTTCCCTCACCTCGGTCGCCCCCGGCGCCGCAACCCCTGCATCCACCCAGGACGTGCTGACGTGGCTGAGCGCGGCACTCACTAATCAGGACACGTGCGGGGAGGGGCTCTCGCAGGTGAGTGGGCCCGTGAAGAGCGAGATGGACACGAGGCTCAGGGACTTGTCGGAGCTCGTGAGCAACTGCCTCGCGATCTACTCTGCAATCGGGGCCGGCGACGATTTCTCTGGGGTGCCTATTCAGAACCGGAGGAGGTTGCTGAATTCGATGGAGCGAGACATCATGGGAGATAATGCGGATGTCTCGCGAGATTTGCCGAGATGGCTGAGCAGTAGGGAGAGAAAGTTGCTGTCGGTGCCGGTGTCGCAGATACAGGCCGACATCATTGTCTCGAAAGACGGCAACGGAACGTACAAGACGATCGCCGAGGCGATCAAGAAGGCGCCTGAATATAGTTCTCGCCGGATCGTTATTTACGTGAGGGCAGGAAG GTACGAAGAGAATAATTTGAAGGTGGGGAGGAAGAAAACCAACTTGATGTTCATTGGAGATGGGAAGGGCAAAACGGTGATCACAGGTGGGAGGAGCGTTTCTAATAACATCACCACATTTCACACGGCAAGCTTCG CGGCAACTGGAGCTGGTTTTATTGCACGGGACATAACGTTTGAGAATTGGGCCGGGCCCGGCAAGCACCAAGCCGTAGCCCTCCGAATCGGGGCCGACCACGCCGTCGTCTACCGCTGCAGCATTAACGGATACCAAGACACATTTTACGTCCACTCGAACCGCCAGTTCATCCGCGAAACCGACATTTACGGAACAGTCGACTTCATTTTCGGCAACGCCGCCGTAGTTTTCCAAAACTGCAGCATCTACGCCCGCAAGCCCCTGCCATCTCAGAAGAACACGATCACCGCCCAAAACCGAAAGGACCCGAATCAGAACACGGGCATTTCGATCCACGCTTGCCGGATCCTCGCCACCTCCGATCTCGAGGCGGCCAAGGGTAGCTTCCCGACATATCTGGGGCGTCCGTGGAAATTGTACTCGAGGGTCGTGTACATGTTATCGTATATTGGCGATCACGTACATCCACGTGGATGGCTCGAGTGGAATACCACTTTCGCCCTTGACACGCTGTACTACGGTGAATACATGAATTCTGGGCCGGGCGGGGCAGTGGGGCAGCGGGTGAACTGGCCCGGGTACAGGGTGATTACCTCCCCGGTGGAGGCTGGTAAGTTTACGGTTGCACAGTTTATATATGGGTCGTCGTGGTTGCCGTCTACCGGGGTGGCATTCTTGGCCGGGCTTTCAGTCTAA